The DNA region AGTGTTATCAAATgacttttattttgtgtttgtcattaTTCCGAATTGATACTTTGTTCAATTATTGTAAACAAAAAGATACCCTGTACCCACAGGTCACAGCCTTTTCAATTTGGTGCTattcttcaaaatcaatttcaataATCTGCTAAGatatttattaatgttgttTGATTTGCCTTGGTGCTGCATTCTTTTGATGCCTACTTCCTGATGATGTTTGTGTGctgatcataaattttttgttgtctTATGATGGTTTCTGTTTGTCCTTGAAGGTATTATTCCCATAAAAATGATTATCTTGAAATATGTTGTTGCTACAAGGCAATATATGAGATTCCATCTGTCAAAAGAAAATCCTGCAGAGTGGATTTCAGTAGGCTTTCCctactctttattttatttatctgttGTCAGATTGTGTTTCTTTTTCTctgaatattttcttttcatgtaGATCCTGAGGAAAATATGTTGGTATTTGGTTCTATCACTGCGTATTCCAATGCAGTCAAGTCTTATCAATTCTACCTTGGAGGATAAGAAT from Glycine soja cultivar W05 chromosome 8, ASM419377v2, whole genome shotgun sequence includes:
- the LOC114422216 gene encoding 26S proteasome non-ATPase regulatory subunit 12 homolog B-like, producing MARSSRSHTRVFDANVTKEKKKSKEGDNVVEEALADIPSLPELKRIYYELMIRYYSHKNDYLEICCCYKAIYEIPSVKRKSCRVDFNPEENMLVFGSITAYSNAVKSYQFYLGG